In Candidatus Methylacidiphilales bacterium, a single genomic region encodes these proteins:
- the ndk gene encoding nucleoside-diphosphate kinase: protein MEKTLIILKPDCIEKGLIGRVIQRFEDAGFSIVGCKMARLDSDILRSHYAHIADRPFYPEIEEFMRSRPVIIMALAGKDVIQKVRELLGPTDSTKAPKGTIRGDFGTSVMKNVVHASDSPESAAIELERFFKLGELF from the coding sequence ATGGAAAAGACTTTGATCATTCTTAAACCCGACTGCATTGAAAAAGGATTGATCGGGCGCGTGATTCAACGATTTGAGGATGCGGGGTTTTCAATTGTCGGCTGTAAAATGGCACGGTTGGACTCAGACATTCTTCGTTCCCATTATGCCCACATTGCAGATCGACCATTCTATCCGGAGATTGAGGAATTTATGCGTTCCCGGCCTGTCATAATCATGGCTTTGGCAGGCAAGGATGTGATTCAAAAAGTGCGCGAGTTACTCGGCCCGACCGACTCGACAAAGGCTCCGAAAGGAACGATCCGTGGGGATTTCGGGACGAGCGTGATGAAAAATGTGGTTCACGCATCAGACAGCCCTGAAAGTGCTGCGATAGAACTCGAGCGCTTTTTTAAGCTAGGGGAGCTATTTTAA